In Nocardia asteroides, the DNA window TCTGCAGGGCGTCGGGGTGTTCGGTGACGGCGAATCCGGGCCCGGAAGTGCGGGGGTCGCCGTCGTGCTGGTACTTCGCCGAGCCCATCGACTTCAGCCTGCGTGCCATGGTGAGGGCGTAGCAGTGGTCGCAGCCAGCACTGATGCGGTCGCAGCCGGTGACGGGGTTCCAGGTGGTGTCGGTCCATTCGATCCCGGTCATGCGGTGATCGTCCTTTCGATTCGCTCGCACCCGCTCAGGGGCACGTATTTGCCGTGCAGACCGGCGGTCTGCAGGAGTTCGGCGTCGTGCTGGCCGTAGGCGACCAGGCACGACGGTGCCCCGGCGTTGCCGATGGCGCGGGAGCCGTCGGGGAGGTGGAAATGCAGCCGCCCGTAGAGGAACAGCACCGCTGTTGCCCGCTCCCACACGTGCCGGATGAACCAGCGGGTCTCGGTGCGGGCGAACGTGATCGCGGTGCCGTGGCCGTGCTCGGCGAGTTTGTCCAGCCAGCGCCCGAGGTTGGAGTACGGCGGATTCAGCCAGACCCGGCCTGCCCAGTCGGCGGCCAGGCCGTCTTCAGGCGGGGCGATGTGTGTGCGGGCGGTGTCCCACGGCCGCGGGTCGGCCGCACACGGATCCAGGTCGAAGACACCGAGCGCAGCGATCAGACCGGGCGGGGTCAGCCAGATGTTCGACCCCGCCCTCGCCGAGTGCGGCCCGCTCACGCCACCGACCTTTCGATGTCCTCGCCGGTGATCGCTTCGACCAGGGCGCAGCCGATGACTTCGGATGCGGCGGGGGTGACGGCGTTGCCGTAGCCGCGGGCCTGGGTGCGCTTGTCGCCCAACGCCTTGAAAGTGGCCGGGAACGCCATCCCGGCCCGGATCTCGACCGGTTCGAGCATCCGGAACGTGCACTGTTCGAGCAGCTGTTCGCGGTCGGCGCCCAGCAGCCCGAACCGGTCGCGGGTGGTCAGGGTGCCCATCGGCTCGCCGACCGGGTGCGCGCGGCCGGTGCGGTAGTAAGGCACCAGCAGATGCCGCACGTCGTCCGGCGGCTGCACCAGGCCGTGGTGAAACCCGGACGCGGCGAAGGTCGCAAGCGGTTCGGTGACCGCCCGCGCGGACTTCTTCGACCCGCCGCCGCGCAGCTCGGCGATGAACGGCGGGATCGCCACCGCCAGCTCGCGGCGGCAGGTCTGCGTCGGCAACGGCTGCCCCGCGGTGTTGGCGGTCAGGGCGGCGCGGCCGCTGGTCTGCACCACCAGCGGCGGCACCACCACCGCGTCGGTTTCGCGGGTGGTGCGCGCGGGCATCGGCGCATTCAGGCTGGTCGCCTCGGTGCGCCAGGTCCCGCCGGCCGGGGTGAGCATCGGTGCGCCCGCGAACTTCTCCAGCCCGATCCGGATCCGCTCCAGGGTGTTGTCCGCGAGGGGTTCGTCGCGGTCGGCGATCTTCGCCCCGGGCGGCAGTGTCCAGTCGATCGCGACCGCCGCCGGTGTCGTGATCGGCTCCACGAGCGCGAACCCGCACGCTTTCGACGGGCACCGGTAGACGTACTGGCCGGACCGTATGCCGTAGCGGCCCATGTCGACGCCGGGGCGTTTCCACACCTGCAATGCGTCCACCACGCGATCACAGCTGGAGCACCAGGCTTTCGGCCGCAGCCACTTGTCCCAATCCGGCTGGCGACCGAGGGCTTTCCACCAGTAGGCGAGATACAGCCGGTCGCGCGACTGCGGGACCGGCAGGCACCGCCGTGGCAGCACGTGCGCGGAGTTCAGCGCGATGAGGCGCGTTTCGTAGCCGATCTCCTCGATCTCCCCGACCCAGCGGCGCCAGTCGTCCCAGCGGCGGCACTGGATGACGTTCTCCATCGCCCCGGCCAACACCGGTTTGCCGCGGGCGGCCATCGCCCGCAGATAGCGTGGGATCTGCTCCACCAGCGCCCGCGACCGCGCCGCCGCCGGGTCCTCCACCACGCCGAGTTCCTCGTCGAACATGCTGTATTGGTTGGACTGGTCGAAATAGCGTTTGACGCCCGCGGCGTCGGTCCAGGCCGGGCACGCCGGGCTCGCCCAGAACAACTCCGTCGAGGGCAGATCCTCCAGCACGATGTCCTTCACATCCCCCGGCGGAAGATGCTCCGCGCCGGGGAAGTTCAGCTCGTGCACCGCCACCGCGACCGGGTTGTGGTTGGCGGCCAGGCGCAGCTCGATCCCGGGAACCTGCTCCCAGCCCAGCGAATCCCCACCCCAGCCCGCGAAATACACCGTCGACTGCAACGACATACCAATCCCCTTATGTGAATAAAGTAGGCCAACTAAATTCACAGTGAGGGATAGCCTGTTGGATGTCAACTATGTTGGCTAACAAAGTTGTGGCATGCTGGCCCCATGACCGAAGGGACTGATCATGGGGCCGCGATCCGCGCCGCCCGTGCGGCCTTTGACGAGGCTCGCGCCAAGCTGTTCGCCGCGATCCGCGCCGCCCTCGATGACGGCGTGGGGCCGAACGCGATCGCCCGTGAAAGTCAGTTCAGCCGCGAGTACATCGCCCGGATACGGGACGGCAAGGGGCCGAAGCACGCCCAGTAGGCGAGGCCGCTATATGGCTCGGGATTCCTACTGCATCACGACGAAGCGGTCCGCCGCCGCGGTGCGGGCCATTCGAGCGGCGCCGTGGTTTGAGCTGGCGGCTACAGGAGCACGATCAGCGCGAAGATGACCACGGCTGGCGGCACCAGCCAGATCCACCGCATGTCCAGAGGTTTGACGTACGGCAGCTGCGGAGCGTTGCGGATCTCGCTCGGCGTCGGCGGGAGGGGCGGCTCGGGTCGCCGGTACGGGCACATCGGGGTCGCGTGGACCGCCGCGTAGCACCGCGGGTTG includes these proteins:
- a CDS encoding phage N-6-adenine-methyltransferase; translation: MSGPHSARAGSNIWLTPPGLIAALGVFDLDPCAADPRPWDTARTHIAPPEDGLAADWAGRVWLNPPYSNLGRWLDKLAEHGHGTAITFARTETRWFIRHVWERATAVLFLYGRLHFHLPDGSRAIGNAGAPSCLVAYGQHDAELLQTAGLHGKYVPLSGCERIERTITA
- a CDS encoding DNA cytosine methyltransferase, whose amino-acid sequence is MSLQSTVYFAGWGGDSLGWEQVPGIELRLAANHNPVAVAVHELNFPGAEHLPPGDVKDIVLEDLPSTELFWASPACPAWTDAAGVKRYFDQSNQYSMFDEELGVVEDPAAARSRALVEQIPRYLRAMAARGKPVLAGAMENVIQCRRWDDWRRWVGEIEEIGYETRLIALNSAHVLPRRCLPVPQSRDRLYLAYWWKALGRQPDWDKWLRPKAWCSSCDRVVDALQVWKRPGVDMGRYGIRSGQYVYRCPSKACGFALVEPITTPAAVAIDWTLPPGAKIADRDEPLADNTLERIRIGLEKFAGAPMLTPAGGTWRTEATSLNAPMPARTTRETDAVVVPPLVVQTSGRAALTANTAGQPLPTQTCRRELAVAIPPFIAELRGGGSKKSARAVTEPLATFAASGFHHGLVQPPDDVRHLLVPYYRTGRAHPVGEPMGTLTTRDRFGLLGADREQLLEQCTFRMLEPVEIRAGMAFPATFKALGDKRTQARGYGNAVTPAASEVIGCALVEAITGEDIERSVA